The DNA window GAGCAACGCTGAGAGCAAGGGCAATGACAATCCACTTGGAGAGAACGGGATCCTCGAGAGACTTGAGGATTCCGCCAACCATGCGGCCACCAACGCCGTATCCTTGGAAATGGTGGTGGAAAGCATCGGTGTATTCGGGGCCGTTCCCGCCGATGGCAGAACCAAGTGCGTAGTGAACAGAAGGATACTCGAGCTCGTACTTGATGGGAGTGAGAATGGTAACCAGGGTAGGCCGGTTGTTGGCCTTGGCGGCAGCCAGAATAGCGTCCAAACCGTTGGAAGCAACCTTGAAGGGGTCGACGGAAAGAGGAGCAACGACACCACCGAGGCTGCTAGCCCAGGTGCGAATGGTGGACAGAGAGCTGGGGTTGCGGAATGGGATGGAGAGAATGTTGACTAGGTTGACCAAGATGAAACCAAGGATCATCATAACCTTGAAAGTGGGAATGCTGCTGCTCTTGCGACCGAAAAGAGAAGAGTCGCCCTTCAAATCACCGTCACTCTTGGCAACAGTCTCGGCAACTCGGCGGCTGACGCCATCATCCTCAAGAGCCTTGCGCATGTCAACGTGGCGCTTGATACGGTTGATCTCGAGCTTGATGCTGAGAATGGCAGTGtagaaagagaagaggagaatAAAGTCAAAGAACAAAGTCCAAGCGGCCAAGAAGCAGAATTGCTGGAGACCGCCCTGAACACCAGAAGCAGCACCCATGGCAAGAATAACAATCTCAATGGCGTAATCGCGCATAATCTCGAAACCCTTCTCCTTGATGGCAGACTGGACAGCGTACTGGATAACGTTTTGCATGGAACGCTCGGGAGATCCCTTGCGAGACTTGGAGTTCTGGATTTGACGTCGGTGCTCAATGGCGTGCGACATGACGGCGCGGGTAAGGACAATGTTCTTCTCGAAGCCAATAGTAACAACCAGGAAAGGAAGACCTTCAGACAGAAGGATGACGCTGATAGGAACACCCAGCTTGGTAGTGACCGCCAgaccgaagaggaaggcaAATACAGAGGAGAACAGAGTGCAAATACCGAGCCAGAACTTGGATCCCAACTTTCGCATAGACAGAAAGAGGGAGACAAAGGTCAAGTGCATAGCAATGTAACCCAGGAACATAATGACAATGTCAAGGGTCTCGGCATTCTTGAGGAGATCAAGGAACTCAGTCCAGGCGTTGTTGACCCATTGGATAACGCTGTTCTGGGTGTTGACCTTGGCAGCCTTCATGATCCATGTCTTCTTCTCGCGGCCGTGCTGTGTCTCAGTCTCGACGGCATCTTCGCTGGGAATCTCCTGGGTAGCAGCAAGGAACTCGGGACCCTCAGCGTAAGGAAGAGAGTAGGCGAGGATGCTGTCCTGAGAATAGGCGGTGAAAGAGTTCTCGGTCGAGGGAAGAGGTGTAATAGACAGGTTCTGGGGGACAGGCACATGGCTGGATCTAGGAGCAGTGCTGGAGGATTCGGCAGAGAGGGTATCGGGAAAGACGAGAGTCAGAAGAGCGAGGTGGTCGGCATCAGCACCAGCCTCAAGGACAGAGTTCTGCTCAATGGACTTCCAGTTCCAGGAAGTCTCTGGACCTGCGCGCAAGACACGACTTCCTTCAACGAGGGAAGACCAATCGGCCTTGCCCACTGTAGGAAGATCAGTGCTGAAGAGGCTCTCCTGGAGGAGACCGACGTATGAGGTGCTCGCAAGGACGGCGACAAGGACGACGGTATGAATGGGGTGAGAGCATGCTAGGCGAGAGATGAACTGGGCGATGGGCGTAAGTCGCTTCGAGGCCCATGATggggttgctttctcggtaggCGCAGTTTCGCCGCGAAAGCGTTTCGGCAAAAGTATCGAAGCCATCGTGTTGAAATCGATTCGAGTTGGTTTGGGAAGGTTACTCGGCGGTGTCGTTTACCACATTGATATTGATATCGGACAGACTGGTCTAAGCGCAGGTGTAAGTCCGGGGCAAAACAGTCAGGATCTGCAGGATGCAGTAGGGGTGTTTCAAGAAGCCATTGAAAACGGCATGAGATAGATAGAGATGGAAGGATTCGTGGGGGGACACGGGAAGGTGATTATGTAGGAGTGAGGCTTAGATGAGATGCAGTGCAACACTTACGTTTCCTCAAGGTGGCAGTCCTGTAGTAGTTCTTTCTGCGACAAAGTATCGAGAAAGAAAGTCAAAACGCGGTGGGAGGTGGGAGGTGGAGGGGCAAAGACAAGGCGTTGAGGCCCTGGAAGCTGAGCTGACAATTAGAACAGCCACAGAAGGTCAAAAAAAGTGATTTGGACGAATAAACGACCACACACCAACTTCAACTTTACAACAGAGAATAATGTAATTCTCTGACGTGAGCGGAAGtgaggaggagaaaaaggtaaaaagaaGAGGTGAGgtaagagaaaaaagaaagaggtaAAAGGGGGTCAAGGTTAAGAAAGAGAGGTGTTGGGACTGGGTGTGGAGGGAGAGATTAACCTAGTCCCGTCCAACGTTAGGTTAGGTACCACTTACCTTGGTAGCTTggagatgggatgggatcCGATGTCAAGAAAGGCGGGAAATGATGGAGACTGGTTGGAACCAAGTGGAGGGATATTCTCAAACTGTCGGTCGGGAAAGACGTCtctaaaaagaaagaaaattaGGATAATTAAAAACGCTACTTTGGTTATAAGTTAGCGTGGAAGCATCATCCTTTTTCTCTCTACTATTATTCTTTCTAGTCTGGATCATAAAGATGGAGAAATTAATTACATTTTTAATTGTCAATGAATGACATAaagcaagaaaaagaaaaacttcCAATGCCATCATAGAATCCTAAAGCTTCTATTTTTCCTTGCTTTCGTTTTACTGGCCAATTCCTTCGACCAAAATTGTCCAATACAACACCCTGTTTCAATCCTTCAATGCTGCAGGATTCCAGGTTACAATCCTACTATGTACAACCTGTCGCATCCCATTCGGGGCATGAAAGTCGCGAATTAGTTGGGCGATGTGCAATTTGGAGCGTTGGTTACAACACTCGATTTGGTGTGCCTTATAATCAGGCCCCTTTCTTAGCGCTTGCCCATTGGTGGTTTAGTGATGTGGCGTATCGACCGCGTGGGCTACAGGGACAACCTTGACAATCATCACTTCCTTTCGGCCACCACCATGATGCAGTCAGTCTCCTTGTTGTGATAGCCGTAAAGGTTGTCAACTGACTTCAAGAAGAATATGTTATCTTTACATATTGTTCCCAGCACGGGCCGTCGGGCTTCATCCTGTTGGCTCTACCTCTGTCAGATAATGCAGACGGGCCGTCGGGCTTGCTGACTTGCGTTCTTTGTCTGACATACAGCAATTGTTCTGCTTAAACGACT is part of the Fusarium poae strain DAOMC 252244 chromosome 4, whole genome shotgun sequence genome and encodes:
- a CDS encoding hypothetical protein (TransMembrane:6 (o244-265i272-292o298-318i376-395o401-423i479-498o)~BUSCO:3332at5125) translates to MASILLPKRFRGETAPTEKATPSWASKRLTPIAQFISRLACSHPIHTVVLVAVLASTSYVGLLQESLFSTDLPTVGKADWSSLVEGSRVLRAGPETSWNWKSIEQNSVLEAGADADHLALLTLVFPDTLSAESSSTAPRSSHVPVPQNLSITPLPSTENSFTAYSQDSILAYSLPYAEGPEFLAATQEIPSEDAVETETQHGREKKTWIMKAAKVNTQNSVIQWVNNAWTEFLDLLKNAETLDIVIMFLGYIAMHLTFVSLFLSMRKLGSKFWLGICTLFSSVFAFLFGLAVTTKLGVPISVILLSEGLPFLVVTIGFEKNIVLTRAVMSHAIEHRRQIQNSKSRKGSPERSMQNVIQYAVQSAIKEKGFEIMRDYAIEIVILAMGAASGVQGGLQQFCFLAAWTLFFDFILLFSFYTAILSIKLEINRIKRHVDMRKALEDDGVSRRVAETVAKSDGDLKGDSSLFGRKSSSIPTFKVMMILGFILVNLVNILSIPFRNPSSLSTIRTWASSLGGVVAPLSVDPFKVASNGLDAILAAAKANNRPTLVTILTPIKYELEYPSVHYALGSAIGGNGPEYTDAFHHHFQGYGVGGRMVGGILKSLEDPVLSKWIVIALALSVALNGYLFNVARWGIKDPNVPEHNIDRNELARAQQFNDTGSATLPLGEYVPPTPMRTEPSTPAITDDEAESLHMTKARSADLPNRPNEELEKLLSEKRVREMSDEELVSLSMRGKIPGYALEKTLGDFTRAVKIRRTIIARNKATTDLTHSLDRSKLPYENYNWERVFGACCENVIGYMPLPVGVAGPLVIDGQSYFIPMATTEGVLVASASRGCKAINSGGGAVTVLTADGMTRGPCVAFETLERAGAAKLWLDSEAGSDTMKKAFNSTSRFARLQSMKTALAGTYLYIRFKTTTGDAMGMNMISKGVEHALSVMANEAGFDDMQIVSVSGNYCTDKKAAALNWIDGRGKGVVAEAIIPGEVVRSVLKSDVDALVELNISKNLIGSAMAGSVGGFNAHAANIVAAIFLATGQDPAQVVESANCITIMKNLNGALQISVSMPSLEVGTLGGGTILEPQSAMLDLLGVRGSHPTNPGDNARRLARIIGASVLAGELSLCSALAAGHLVRAHMQHNRSAAPSRSTTPAPMTPGLSMTSSASTTSMSAAAIQRSKR